Below is a window of Leishmania panamensis strain MHOM/PA/94/PSC-1 chromosome 30 sequence DNA.
AgagggagacggagaaggtggGGGCAGGAGCTTGCTGATAGTTGTGTATaaagtgagggaggagaagaggtgctgaGAGGAGGCAAGCGCGTGCAAATTTATTTTGCTTCGTCCCTCTTGTGTGCTGTCGAAGAATGTCTCACTGGCTTGCGTGTGCTTGTCTGAAGGGCAGGGAGGACGTGATTGAGGGGGAAGGATGCTGATACGTgtctgcgcacgcacgctgtGTGCCTGTGACGACTAAGCTTCGAGGATGGGGAGATGAGTGCAAGGCACGTCGCAGGCAAAGGACAAAGTGAAacggaaagagcgagaggtgcgcacagctgctctctttcccttccaatacgggggagagaaggggaagacaGTGTGTATCGACCCTTACGGGCGACTCATTGCTCAGTGCAGCGTGGACATTGGCGTGGGAGGGCGACAAGTAatgagaaaaggaggaagaagggcagagagacggagatggCAATGCAGTGAGGAATGAGACGGAATTCGAAGACATCAGGAAAGCGCTGCGACCAGGGCAGCCACAGCGCCCGCTTCCAGCACATACGATGAGAGTTGTGGACTGCGTAACCGCTTGACCCGATTACACGCggacacaaacacacaaataCATCAGCAACAAttacacgcacacctccccctctcttgtctCATCCTCATTAAGCTCAACGGACGCTGCAGTCGTTGGGTGTGGAAGCAGGAGAatcaagagaaaaaaaggggaacaGCACACGCTACCGTGAGGAATGCACAGCAGTGCAGGTCGCATCATCGTATGAGTAGAACTGCTTTGCTTGTCAGTACTTAATGAaagcacacccacacacgcacacacgcatacagacacagagagagagagagagaaacgcaaGAGCATGTATGAATAACCACAGGAAAGAAACCCATGGGCAGACGTGACACCTAAGAGCGGAGGGAAAGGCAAAATCAGTTGTTGCTGCGGGACATTGCCGCATCTTCATACGGAGATGCAAATGATCGTTTTTTGCAAGCGATCCATGAGCCCCTCTTGGAGTCAACCTCGTACggctctccccccccctccctccccaccccactcactcacacccTCCCTTACTGTTTCAGCCACTGACTCATCAGAGCATCATAGGCTTGGTCCCGCTGCAGAAAGTTTGTGAGAAAGATCGTGTCATTCAGGTGCGTCTTGATCTCAATCGCGTTCGCGAACATCTTCACTGATTTGCACTTGACAATGTCTTTGATCTCGTCGTATTCGATGGAAAAGTGTGCAGCAGCTACGGTGCTTTGAAAGCACACCCAGTACCGCGTGATAAATAGGTAACCCTGCTTCACTATGGACCGCTCCATCCAGGCGCAGTTGAAGGAGTCCACGACCGTCTCGCCAACCAAGTCCGGGAAAGCCCTACGAAAGAGGCCCTCGATGTTGTTGCGCACCGTGTCGGTGACGCCGGTGACGTCGAGTAGAGCACCGCCAACTGCGCGGCCTACCGTAAAGGGCGCCTTCAGCACTTCGTAGCCACCCTGCACGGCCCCACGCGCGACACCGCCAAATGATATTCCGGCGCTGGAAGTAGGCTGATCGAGAGACGCAAGCTGTACAGGAGGTTGAAATGTTGTTGTGGCACCCCGCTCCTCCCTCGGGAAGAGCGACATCTCAGCATCCGCAGCACTCTGTTTTTCGAGCCTCGTATgtgacaccgccgccttgACCTCCGAGTCAGGCACTTCGACAAAGCCGGCCTGCACGAACCCGCTGCGCGAGAAGGTGATGATGGCCGCTTGCTTCTGGTTCGGTACCTCCACAGGACGCCCCTCCGACTGCACCATGCACGTCACTCGTGCAAAATCCGGTGCGCCGTCCACGAGTGCCACCATGTGCAGTACCTCCTCGCGCGCGGCGCCCATGTTCAGCGAGTCTTGTATGATGGCTGTCGGGCCGACTCGTGACGGCTGCGTGACGAGCGCGTACATCGTGTACAGACGGCGCTCAttgtcctcgctgctgccgcagccccaTGCACACGCCGGTAGGCTGGAGAGGTCCGACGGGTCGTCGACGATCACCTCACCTGCAGGGGACACAAATGGGTCGACCTCGGCGCAGTCGGTCTCCAGCACGTCACACAGGAAGTCATCCTGCGTTTCCACGCTGCCTCGAATGTAGTTGCAGTAGACAAAGTACGCCAAGCTGCCGGGCCGGACAAGGCGGACGTAATACGTGGCGACAGGCTCATTATAGGTAAAACTGCTCAGGTTACTGAAGACATTAGGACGGGCGGCCATGACAGCCGCAccaagcgcctcctccagggTGGAGGTGAGGAGTAGGTAGAGTGGCTCGGAAAGCGCCAAGGAGCTCAGCTCCTCCGGCATCAGCCCCGCAGGTGCGTCACCGACGGGGACCACCGGCAAtgaatttttttttttaggtTGTCGTGGTGCAGCCGTCTGAGCACCTGAttcagccgccgctgccaaggCGATCATCGTGTCCTCGGTGCTGCCACGGCTAGAATGACTGTTCTGTGAGGCATCGAAGTTCTCCTGCGACCGCGGCGACATTGCCACCGTGGACGtctccgcctcggcagccGTGGAGGCCTTCTTGCGTGCCTTCTTGAGAGCGGTACCACCACTTACTAATttgccgtcctcgtcgtgcTGCTGGGACAACTTTCTGCCTACGACATCATCAAGCGCCTCGTTCTCCTTGTACCGCCATGTACCTGTAGTCGATGCGGATGTCATTGCTGACACCTCGCGCTCTATGTCCGCTGCTGACAATGTGCTAGAGGCTGGCAACTCTCTGAAGAACGCTGCCTTGCTACGACTAAAGCACTGGCAACTCCTGTCCCACCATGCGTCCATTTCCTTGAAGAAGACGCTCATCTGCGTCGCAAAGATGCCGAAAAAGTTtaacagcagcgccacctccagctccgGCTGGGCAGCCAGCACAGTCTCTGCGGCCTCACCCATGCTGCCCAGATCGTGCAGACAGCTGCACAGGTTCATGCAGGTCCTCACTGTGGAGCTACTCAGCTGACTCGCGGCAGCGAGCAGGTCCGCCGTAGGGCCGGGATTCTTTTCGATGCTATCGCGCAGGCTCTGTGACATGAGGGCAAGCTCGTCACTAATGCCACGGGTGTGGGCAGAAATGTTCTGCACCTGCTGAACGAAACTCTTCTGGATTTCAACAGGAGCGCGGCTTTTCGTGCTCATTGTCGTTTCTCGGTGGCAACAAGCGCACCCACAAgctgaaaagaaaaagaa
It encodes the following:
- a CDS encoding hypothetical protein (TriTrypDB/GeneDB-style sysID: LpmP.30.2650), whose translation is MSTKSRAPVEIQKSFVQQVQNISAHTRGISDELALMSQSLRDSIEKNPGPTADLLAAASQLSSSTVRTCMNLCSCLHDLGSMGEAAETVLAAQPELEVALLLNFFGIFATQMSVFFKEMDAWWDRSCQCFSRSKAAFFRELPASSTLSAADIEREVSAMTSASTTGTWRYKENEALDDVVGRKLSQQHDEDGKLVSGGTALKKARKKASTAAEAETSTVAMSPRSQENFDASQNSHSSRGSTEDTMIALAAAAESGAQTAAPRQPKKKNSLPVVPVGDAPAGLMPEELSSLALSEPLYLLLTSTLEEALGAAVMAARPNVFSNLSSFTYNEPVATYYVRLVRPGSLAYFVYCNYIRGSVETQDDFLCDVLETDCAEVDPFVSPAGEVIVDDPSDLSSLPACAWGCGSSEDNERRLYTMYALVTQPSRVGPTAIIQDSLNMGAAREEVLHMVALVDGAPDFARVTCMVQSEGRPVEVPNQKQAAIITFSRSGFVQAGFVEVPDSEVKAAVSHTRLEKQSAADAEMSLFPREERGATTTFQPPVQLASLDQPTSSAGISFGGVARGAVQGGYEVLKAPFTVGRAVGGALLDVTGVTDTVRNNIEGLFRRAFPDLVGETVVDSFNCAWMERSIVKQGYLFITRYWVCFQSTVAAAHFSIEYDEIKDIVKCKSVKMFANAIEIKTHLNDTIFLTNFLQRDQAYDALMSQWLKQ